Genomic window (Roseivirga sp. 4D4):
TCTTGAAAGGCATTGTATTCATCAAAATAGGCAGTTCGTTCATTTCGACTCATTGCCCTAAACAAACTGCCAGGTTTAATCTCAAAGCCTTCTTCCTCTGCAATCTGCGCAATCACTTCACTTGATCTTGTACGATTAGCTCTATGCTTTTCTGAGTTCAAGTAACTTTTAAATGCCACTGTCTGAATCACTCCGCCATTCTCTTTCAACATCATTAACTGTTCATCATCTAGATTACGGCTCACATCATTCATGGCCCTAGCCGCTGAATGAGATGCAATCACAGGTGCTTTGGAAAGCCTCATCATTTCCATGTTAGCCACTTTTGAGGGATGCGATAAGTCGATCATAATTCCCCATTTGTTCATCTCAGCAATCACCTCTCGGCCTAGATCACTTAGGCCATTATGCAGCCAAACACTGTCTCTTTCTCCCGTATTAGAGTCACTTAATTGACTATGTCCATTATGTGCTAGAGACATGTAGCGTGCACCACGATCATAGAATTCCTTTACTCTATTGATGTCTTTACCGATCGGATAACCGTTCTCGATTCCGATCATCGCAACTTTCTTTCCTGTAGCATTAATTCTTCTGACATCGTCAGAAGAATAGGCTATTTCAATTCTATCTGGCGCTATTTCTTCAGCTAATCGGTGAATGGCTTTAAACTTATCATCCGCATTGGCATAGGCACGATCAAAACCTTCATCTGTTAATTCTCGCTGTCCGGTATAAACTATAAACCAGGCTACGTCTAGACCGCCCTCTTCCATATTAGGAAGATTTACTTGTGTAGGGAGTTTCTTGGTATAGTTATTATCCTCAGTGAAATTGGTGGTATTAATATCATCATGCGTATCCAGTGTGATAACACGCTCATGAATGCCTTTGGCATACTCCAGCAATTCTGCTTCCGTCATTTCATCAACTGATTTCTCTTTAGGTTCACAAGCTGTAAACACTAAAGCCAAGGCGGCTAAAAAATAGGTTAGTCTTCTCATTTTAGGTTGGTTTTACCCAAACCTAAGTATGTTTTAAGAAATGCACAGGCAGATTTATGTGGGTGGAAGGAAATTAGCTATACCCATTGTTGCATGTCTGGGTTCTTCGGCATAGCGAGGGTCATGTACGTAAGGGAGTTTTCGCATAGCGATCATTTCTAAACTCAGGAAGTCAAATTCTTCTACAATTTTACCTGTTAGCTCATAGATACCTTTGCCTCTAAATGGGTATCGTGCTGCTACAGATGGGAAATGTGTACTGTCAATAAAGTAACCCTCCCGATCTAACCAAGTGCCGAATTGCATTCTTTTACCATTAGAGGTATTGGTATTCTTAATATGAATCAAATAGCCAATCATTCGAACGGTCTTATTGATATGCTGGTCCATCTCGCGTACCAATACATTCCTTGGAGGTTGCTCTTTTAAGAGGTCAAAAGGGTTGCATAGTGGAAAGCCTAATAGATCTTGCTGATCGAAAGCATCTTCCAAAATATCATAACTGAGTTCGGGAAGCTCAAAGCGTTTGACTTCAGGATCGAATAGCATTCTCACTGGATTGGTTTTCTTGTGGCTTCCCAACTGGAAATGAGCTTCCCATAGCAAGGCTTTCTTTGTTTGTCCTGTAAATCTAAAAGCACCTATTTTGATCAACAGACTTAATTGATCCAAAGAAATATTCACGCGCTTTAAGAAATTATCAAAGCCCATAAACACACCATTTCCATAGCGTTCTCTTAATATTTCCTCAGCAGTGGTCTTTTCTAATTCACTCACAAAAGCTAAGCCCATAAAGATGGTTTTACCATATATGGTACAGAGGTATTCACTTTGGTTTACACAAGGCGCCTGAATATCACCACCATGCATATAGGCTTCATGCGCATAGAGTTCTACACGATAAAAACCACCACCATTGTTCATAGTAGCCACCATGTACTCTAAAGGGTAATAAGCCTTGAGAAATAGACTCTGATAACTTTCCACTGCGTAAGATGCGGAGTGGCCTTTGGCAAAAGCATAGCCTGCAAAACTCTCTATCTGTCGCCAAACCTCTGCTGCCAATTGATAGCTATGTCCTTTATTGAGACAGTTCTCAAAGTACTTCGCTTTTACTTTTTGAAATTCTTCTCTCGATCGGTATTTGCCCGACATACCTCTTCGCAAGACATCTGCTTCTCCAAGCGTAAGTCCGGCAAAGTAGTGAGCTACCTTAATCACGTCTTCTTGGTAAACCATGACCCCATAGGTCTCCGGCATAATATCTCGGAGTATAGGATGTGCTTCTTCTCTCCTATGCGGTTCTCTAAAGCGAAGGATGTATTGTCGCATCATGCCTGACTTCGCTACACCAGGACGTATGACTGAACTGGCTGCTACTAAGCCCAGGTATTCATCTACCCGAAGCTTTTTAAGTAACATGCGCATAGCAGGGGACTCTACATAAAAGCAACCTATGGCCTTCCCTTCTCTGAGCATGGCTTTCACCTTAGGGTCTTCTTTAAACCTTGAGATATCATGAATATCTATGAGCTCATGATCTGGATGATTTCTCCGAACTACTTCAAGGCTGTCTTTAATTTTTCCAAGGCCCCTCTGACTCAGGATATCAAACTTGTAAAGACCGATGTCTTCGGCAATGACCATATCAAAATGAGTAGTTGAAAAGCCTTTTGGAGGCAAGTCAGTTGCTGTGTAATAATGTAAAGGCTTCTCAGAAATAAGAATTCCTCCGGCATGAATACTTAAGTGACTAGGAAATCCTTCTATATATTTACCATAGCGAAGGACAAGTTTGTGAACATCATCTAACTCACTAAGTTTAGCCTTTTGAATGTGGTCAATCTCATGTGGCGGAATTCCTAGAACCTTGCCCAATTCACGCACTACTGCCCTAAATTGAAATGTGCTATAAGTCGCTAATAAGGCTACATGAGGAAAACGGTTAAAGATATATTGCGTGATATCCTCCCTGTCTTTCCAAGAAAAGTCAACATCAAAATCCGGAGGGTTTTGCCGATAGAGATTGATAAACCTTTCAAAATAAAGATCCAGTTCGATCGGGTCTACATCCGTAATTCTTAAAAGATAAGCGACTACAGAGTTAGCTCCACTCCCACGCCCAACATAGAAATAGCCTTTGCTTCGGGCATACTTGCAGATATCCCAATTGATGAGAAAGTAAGACATAAAGCCCTGCTGCTTGATCACGTCAAGCTCTGTTTTGATACGTTTTAGAATCTTATCATCAGGGTTCTTATAACGATAAGGTAAACCTTCATGACATAGTCGCTCCACCAACTCAT
Coding sequences:
- a CDS encoding dipeptidase; this translates as MRRLTYFLAALALVFTACEPKEKSVDEMTEAELLEYAKGIHERVITLDTHDDINTTNFTEDNNYTKKLPTQVNLPNMEEGGLDVAWFIVYTGQRELTDEGFDRAYANADDKFKAIHRLAEEIAPDRIEIAYSSDDVRRINATGKKVAMIGIENGYPIGKDINRVKEFYDRGARYMSLAHNGHSQLSDSNTGERDSVWLHNGLSDLGREVIAEMNKWGIMIDLSHPSKVANMEMMRLSKAPVIASHSAARAMNDVSRNLDDEQLMMLKENGGVIQTVAFKSYLNSEKHRANRTRSSEVIAQIAEEEGFEIKPGSLFRAMSRNERTAYFDEYNAFQEKHKERIDAEINSVAPPVNVSDFVDHIDYLVKKIGIKHVGISSDFDGGGGVEGWDDASETFNVTLELVRRGYSEEEIGMIWSGNLLRVLDEVQSIAKQIQAAG
- a CDS encoding DNA polymerase III subunit alpha, yielding MYLNSHTYYSFKYGTINTKELLLQVQRAGVNRFALTDINSTAASLNFVRLSAKYDVKPVLGIDFRNGANQLFVGIAKNNEGFKELNDYLSVYLHSGEPIPARAPEFKHAYVVYPFSKYTGFKLKILEFVGVKPTDLPRLVYPPHQMDKAKMVVLQTLTFRSKVNDLGKREVLKRDFNAHRLLRAVDNNTLLSMLPKSEEGSPEDFIYPLDELLDLYKDHRYMIENTEQLLADCSIHFDFEGEGLNKNQKCYTNSEQEDYELVERLCHEGLPYRYKNPDDKILKRIKTELDVIKQQGFMSYFLINWDICKYARSKGYFYVGRGSGANSVVAYLLRITDVDPIELDLYFERFINLYRQNPPDFDVDFSWKDREDITQYIFNRFPHVALLATYSTFQFRAVVRELGKVLGIPPHEIDHIQKAKLSELDDVHKLVLRYGKYIEGFPSHLSIHAGGILISEKPLHYYTATDLPPKGFSTTHFDMVIAEDIGLYKFDILSQRGLGKIKDSLEVVRRNHPDHELIDIHDISRFKEDPKVKAMLREGKAIGCFYVESPAMRMLLKKLRVDEYLGLVAASSVIRPGVAKSGMMRQYILRFREPHRREEAHPILRDIMPETYGVMVYQEDVIKVAHYFAGLTLGEADVLRRGMSGKYRSREEFQKVKAKYFENCLNKGHSYQLAAEVWRQIESFAGYAFAKGHSASYAVESYQSLFLKAYYPLEYMVATMNNGGGFYRVELYAHEAYMHGGDIQAPCVNQSEYLCTIYGKTIFMGLAFVSELEKTTAEEILRERYGNGVFMGFDNFLKRVNISLDQLSLLIKIGAFRFTGQTKKALLWEAHFQLGSHKKTNPVRMLFDPEVKRFELPELSYDILEDAFDQQDLLGFPLCNPFDLLKEQPPRNVLVREMDQHINKTVRMIGYLIHIKNTNTSNGKRMQFGTWLDREGYFIDSTHFPSVAARYPFRGKGIYELTGKIVEEFDFLSLEMIAMRKLPYVHDPRYAEEPRHATMGIANFLPPT